The DNA sequence AAAAGGACGCCGCCTCCCGGGAACGTCTTGAGAATCTGGAAAAAGAGCTGGCCGACCTCAAGGAGCGCCAGTCCGGGTTCATGGCCCAATGGGAAAAGGAAAAAAATTCCATCAACGGCCTTCGGAGCCTGAAAGAGGAAATCGAGCAGGTCCGTCTGGCCATCGAGGAGGCCGAGCGCCAGTACGACCTGAACCGGGTGGCCGAGCTCCGCTTCGGCCGCCTGGCCGACCTGGAACGCCGCCTGGCCCAGACCGAGGACGGCGAAGCCGAGACCGGCCGCCTGCTCCGGGAAGAAGTCGGACCCGACGACGTGGCCGAGATCATCTCCAAGTGGACCCACATCCCCGTGTCCCGCCTAGTGGAAGGGGAGCGCGAAAAGCTCCTCCGCCTGGCCGACCAGCTCCACGAGCGGGTCATCGGCCAGGACCGGGCCGTGGAGGCCGTGGCCGACGCCGTGCTCCGGGCCAGGGCCGGACTGAAGAACCCCAACCGGCCCATCGGTTCCTTCATCTTTCTCGGCCCCACCGGCGTCGGCAAAACCGAGCTCTGCAAGACCCTGGCCCGGTCCCTGTTCGACTCCGAGGACAACATGGTCCGACTCGACATGAGCGAATACATGGAAAAGCACACCGTGGCCCGACTCATTGGGGCCCCTCCGGGCTACATTGGCTACGACGAGGGCGGCCAGCTGACCGAGGCCGTCCGCCGCAAGCCGTATTCCGTGGTCCTTTTCGACGAAATCGAAAAGGCCCATCCGGACGTCTTCAACGTCCTCCTCCAGATCCTGGACGACGGCCGACTGACCGACAGCCACGGCCGGACAGTGGATTTCAAGAACACCATCATCATCATGACCTCCAATCTCGGCTCCCAGTTCCTGCTGGAGGGCATCACCGCCGAGGGTGAGCTCCTTCCCGGAGTCCAGGACCAGGTCATGAACACCCTGCGGGGCCATTTCCGGCCCGAGTTCCTGAACCGGGTCGACGAGATCGTCCTGTTCACGCCACTTTTAATCGAGGAGATCAAGAAAATCATCGACCTCCTCCTGGCCGATCTGAGAACGAGGCTGGAAGATCGCAAGATCGGGCTTGTCCTGACCGACGAGGCCCGGGAGTTCGTCGCCCGGGAGGCCTACGACCCGGTCTACGGGGCCAGGCCCCTCTTGCGCTATCTCCAGGCCCACATCGAGACTCCCCTGGCCAAGGCCATCATTGCCGGCCGGATTACCGAGGGGCGCGAGGTCGTCGTTGGCGTCGGCCCGGACGGGCTGACCATCGGCCTCTGATCCTGGCCCTCGACAACGCCGGGCACCTGCACTAGGTTTCATGCCAAGGGCCCCGAACCGATGGTGGTTCCGGGGCCCTTTCTCCATCTCGAACCCCGGAGGAAAGGCGATGAAAGTCATCAAGGTCGGCGGCGGCTGTCTCCACGGCAACACGGTCGTTGCCGGCATTCTCGACCTCATGGCCGTGCACGGCCCGGGCAACGTCTTTGTCGTTTCCGCCCTGAACGGCGTGACCGATCTGCTTCTCAAGGCCCAGAGCCGAGCCCTGGCCGACGAGGACACCATCGCCGCGACCATGGCCGAACTCCGGGCCAGACATATGGACACCGCTGCCGCCCTCATGCCCTCATCGGCCCTGGCCGATTTCGAGGCGCCACTCGAGGCCCTGTGCCGGAAACTCGAACGCCTGTTCTTCGGCCTGAGCTTCACCCGGGAGGCCACCCCCCGCCTGCGCGATGCCATCGCCGTCTTTGGCGAACGATTGTCCGCCCTGCTCCTAGCCCATATTCTCATGGCCCGGGGCCTGCGGGCCGCCTGCCACTTCCCCGAAGACATCGGCATGGTCACCGACGGCCGGTTCGGCGACGCCACGGCCGACATCCCGGCCACGAAAGAACATTTTCACACCCGCCTCGCTTCCCTGATCAAACCTGACACGGTGACCTTTGTCCCCGGATTCTACGGCCTGGGCCCCGACGGCGAGGTGACCACCTTTGGCCGGGGCGGAAGCGATTATTCGGCCGCCGTGGTCGCCGTAGCCCTGGGGGCCGAAATCCTGGAAATCTGGAAGGAGACGGCCGGGTTCATGAGCGCCGACCCCCGCCTCATCCCCGAGGCCCGCCTCATCCCGGCCCTGTCCTTTGACGAGGCCGCCGAGCTGGCCTATTTCGGGGCCAAAATCCTCCATCCGCGGACCGTGGAGCCCTTGCGGGCCACGGCCATAACTATCGCCGTCAAGAACACCCTGAACCCCACCGGCCAGGGCTCAGTCATCACCAGCCAGAACGTCCAGTCCGCCTCATGCGTCAAGAGCGTGGCCCACAACGCCAACATCGGGGTCCTCAAGGTCCAGGCCTCGGGCGTCGGTGCCCGACCGGGCATCCTCGGCAACGTGGCCGGGCTTCTGGGCGGCCGTGGCATCAACATCCGCTCGGTTGTCACCTCCCAGACCTGCATCTCGCTTTTGCTGGACCAGGGAGACCTGGAACCGGCCCATGACCTCCTGGCGGAAATGCGGCCCGGCCTGTGCACCCGTCTTGAGGCTATCCGGGACCTAGCCATGGTCGCCCTGGTCGGCCACGGCATGAGCGAGAGGATCGGCGTCGCCGCCCGATGCTTCACGGCCGTGGCCGAGGCCGGAATCAACATCGAAATGGTCGCCTTTGGCCCATCCCCGGCCGCCCTGTATTTTCTTGTTCGCTCCGTCGACCTTGCCCCGGCCCTCAGGGCCGTCCATGCCACCTTCTTCGAGGGTTCGGGCTGCCCGTCCTGAGCCAAACCGTCTGGACAAGAGGGCCTGTTTGAGCCAAGTTCGAACCGATCATGGATGCCAAACCCCCAGCCCCGACCATCACCCGTCGACTGGCCTTCACCCAGGCTCGCAACGCCTTGGTCTTTGGCGTGATTTTCAGCCTAGCCATGAGCGGCTTCCAGCTTCGGGGGCTGATCGACAGCCTGTCCGTCGATGCCGCCCGCAATGTCGGCCTGCTCCTGGAAGCCGTCGTCCCGGCCGCCTCCCTGGCTGTGTATGAAATCAACCAGAAGCAGGTCGAGCGCTCCGTCGAGGGTCTGCGCAACTATCCCTTTGTCCGACTGGTCGAGATCGTCGATGATTTCGGGACCGTCTTGGTCGAGTGGCAGCGACCGCCACGGGGGGACATCCCCCCCTGGATCCTCGATCTGCTCCATCCCTCTCCGGATCAGTTCAGCGAACGGCTGAACGTCATGGGCCAGGACGTGGGTTCTCTCCGAATCGTCCAGGACAAAGAGGCCATCGCCGCCCATGCTCTTCGCGAGACAGCGGGGTTTCTGGTCCGCAATATTGCGGCCTTTGTCATCCTGGCCCTCCTCGTCTCCATCGCCTTTCACCTGACCCTGACCAGGCCGATCCTCAAGATCGCCCGCCGGATGGCCGACCTGGACCTCGACAACCCCACTCCCCGGGAGCTGCCTCTGCCCCGAGGCCACGGACACAACGAACTGGGCGCCCTCGTCCGGACGGCAAACAGCCTGATCAGAAGAATCCGCTCTTCCATGGAGCGCCAGCGGGACGTCGAGGCCGCACTCCGCCAGAGCGAGTTCAAGTATCGGAAGATCTTTGAGGAATTCCAGGACATCTATTTCCAGGCCGATACCAAGGGAACCATCCAGCTCATCAGTCCGGCCCTGGAGCGGATGACCGGCCATCGTTCCGATGATCTGGTCGGCCGGAATCTGCGGGACCTAATGGCCAGACCCGAGGACTTCTCCCGCCTGGCCGAAACATTAGCCCAGAAGGGACGGGCCAGTGACCTGGAGTCGTCTCTGGAAACCGCCGATGGCTCCCTCCTCCCCGTGGCCGTCAGCGCCCACATTGTCAGGTTCGACGCTGAGGCCGAGGGAATCGTGTCCGGAATCATCCGCAACATCACTGAACAAAAGCAGTCCGAAGAGGACCGCAGGAGATTGGAGGCCCAACTTCGCCAGGCCCAGCGCCTGGAGGTCGTTGGGACCCTTGCCGGAGGCATGGCCCACGACTTCAACAATCTTCTCCAAGGCATCTCGGTCAATCTCGAACTCGTCCTGGGCCGGGCCGACCTAGAGCCCAGGGATCGGGCCAGCCTGCACGAGGCCCTGCGCATCATCGGCCGGGCCACGGACCTCATCGCCCGCCTCATGACCTTCAGCCGCAAGTCCGAGCCCAGATTTGCCCCGGTCCGCCTGTCCGCCGTGATCCGGGACGCCGTTTCCATCCTGACCCGGACCATGCCTAAGAACATTGATCTGAAGGTGGATCTCGACCGCGATGCGGGCTCGGTCTTGGCCGACCCCGGCCAGGTGGATCAGATCGTCCTCAATCTGGCCAACAACGCTCGGGACGCCATAGGCGACCAGGCCGGGACCGTGGCCGTGTCCTGCACCCGGACCGAAATCGGCCCGGAAAATGAATCGGACCATCCCGGTATCCCTCCGGGCAGCTACGCCGTCCTGACCGTCACCGACAACGGGTCCGGCATCCCTCCGGAAATCCAGGACAAGATCTTCGACCCCTTCTTCACCACAAAAGGTGTGGGCAAGGGCACTGGTCTTGGCCTGGCCATGACCTACGGCATCGTCCAGGCCCACTCCGGCCACATCCAATGCCAAAGTGCCCCGGGACAGGGCACAGCCTTCAGGCTTTTCTTCCCGGTCGTGCCCGGGGACTACGCCGTGCCCAGGGCCACTCCGTCCATGTTCGCCTCCAAGCTCAAGTCGGCCGAAGCCAGGGCCAAGGCCACGATCCTCATGGTCGACGACGAAGACATGATCCGTGAAACGACCAGGGAGGCCCTTGAAGACGCCGAGCACGAGGTTCTCGCCGCCGCCAGCGGCGAAGAGGCTCTGAAAATCTTCCAGGACCGGGGACGGGACATCGATCTCGTGGTCATGGACCTGGGTATGCCGGGCATGGGCGGCGAAACCTGCCTAAGGGAAATTCTTGCTTTGAACTCCGCGGCCAGAATCGTGGTCGCCAGCGCCTATGCCGACCACCCCATCGCCCGGGATCCCGAGGCCTTTGGAGCCACCGCGTTTTTGCCTAAGCCCTACCGCCTCGACACCCTGTTTCATATCGTTCGGAACGTTCTTGCCGAACGCTAAGGCCTCAGGGCAAGAGGCCTCCGGCGGGCTCTTGCCTGTCCGCCGAGCCTGGGCTAAGGGATCCTCTTTCTATCAATCACACAAACGGAGGAGATCATGCCACGTTTTGCCCTGTTCTTGTTCCTGCCGGCTCTCATGTTCGTCGCCGGATCGTCCCTAGCCGCGGACAAGGAAATCAAAGTCGGCTTCGTCTACGTTTCCCCCGTCGGAGACGAGGGATATACCTATGCCCACGATCAAGGCCGCAGGGCCCTCGAGAATATGCCCGGCGTGACCACGTCCTTTGTCGAATCCGTCCCCGAAGGCGCCGATTCCGAACGTGTCATTCAAAACATGGCCCGCAAAGGCTTCGACCTGATCTTCACCACCAGCTACGGGTATATGGACCCGACCATCAAGGTCGCCTCCAAGTTCCCCAAGACGGTCTTCATGCACTGTTCGGGTTTCAAGCGGGCCGACAACGTGGGCACCTATTTCGGCCGCATGTACCAGGCCCGCTACCTGAGCGGAATGGTGGCCGGGACCATGACCAAGTCTAAGATCCTCGGCTACGCCGCCGCCTATCCCATCCCCGAGGTCATCAGGGGCATCAACGCCTTCGCCCTTGGGGCCCAGGCCGTGAATCCCGAGGTCGAGGTCCGGGTGGTCTGGACCAAGACCTGGTACGACCCGACCACCGAAAAGGAGGCCGCCAAGAGCCTGCTGGACGTCGGGGCCGACGTCATCGCCATGCATCAGGACTCCCCCGGCCCCCAGGAAGCGGCCCAGGAACGCGGCCTCTACTCCATCGGCTACAACTCGGACATGAGCAAGATGGCCCCCAAGGCCCACATGACCGCCCCGATATGGAACTGGGGTCCCTTCTATCAGGAAATCGCCCGCCA is a window from the Deltaproteobacteria bacterium genome containing:
- a CDS encoding aspartate kinase produces the protein MKVIKVGGGCLHGNTVVAGILDLMAVHGPGNVFVVSALNGVTDLLLKAQSRALADEDTIAATMAELRARHMDTAAALMPSSALADFEAPLEALCRKLERLFFGLSFTREATPRLRDAIAVFGERLSALLLAHILMARGLRAACHFPEDIGMVTDGRFGDATADIPATKEHFHTRLASLIKPDTVTFVPGFYGLGPDGEVTTFGRGGSDYSAAVVAVALGAEILEIWKETAGFMSADPRLIPEARLIPALSFDEAAELAYFGAKILHPRTVEPLRATAITIAVKNTLNPTGQGSVITSQNVQSASCVKSVAHNANIGVLKVQASGVGARPGILGNVAGLLGGRGINIRSVVTSQTCISLLLDQGDLEPAHDLLAEMRPGLCTRLEAIRDLAMVALVGHGMSERIGVAARCFTAVAEAGINIEMVAFGPSPAALYFLVRSVDLAPALRAVHATFFEGSGCPS
- a CDS encoding PAS domain S-box protein is translated as MDAKPPAPTITRRLAFTQARNALVFGVIFSLAMSGFQLRGLIDSLSVDAARNVGLLLEAVVPAASLAVYEINQKQVERSVEGLRNYPFVRLVEIVDDFGTVLVEWQRPPRGDIPPWILDLLHPSPDQFSERLNVMGQDVGSLRIVQDKEAIAAHALRETAGFLVRNIAAFVILALLVSIAFHLTLTRPILKIARRMADLDLDNPTPRELPLPRGHGHNELGALVRTANSLIRRIRSSMERQRDVEAALRQSEFKYRKIFEEFQDIYFQADTKGTIQLISPALERMTGHRSDDLVGRNLRDLMARPEDFSRLAETLAQKGRASDLESSLETADGSLLPVAVSAHIVRFDAEAEGIVSGIIRNITEQKQSEEDRRRLEAQLRQAQRLEVVGTLAGGMAHDFNNLLQGISVNLELVLGRADLEPRDRASLHEALRIIGRATDLIARLMTFSRKSEPRFAPVRLSAVIRDAVSILTRTMPKNIDLKVDLDRDAGSVLADPGQVDQIVLNLANNARDAIGDQAGTVAVSCTRTEIGPENESDHPGIPPGSYAVLTVTDNGSGIPPEIQDKIFDPFFTTKGVGKGTGLGLAMTYGIVQAHSGHIQCQSAPGQGTAFRLFFPVVPGDYAVPRATPSMFASKLKSAEARAKATILMVDDEDMIRETTREALEDAEHEVLAAASGEEALKIFQDRGRDIDLVVMDLGMPGMGGETCLREILALNSAARIVVASAYADHPIARDPEAFGATAFLPKPYRLDTLFHIVRNVLAER
- a CDS encoding BMP family ABC transporter substrate-binding protein → MPRFALFLFLPALMFVAGSSLAADKEIKVGFVYVSPVGDEGYTYAHDQGRRALENMPGVTTSFVESVPEGADSERVIQNMARKGFDLIFTTSYGYMDPTIKVASKFPKTVFMHCSGFKRADNVGTYFGRMYQARYLSGMVAGTMTKSKILGYAAAYPIPEVIRGINAFALGAQAVNPEVEVRVVWTKTWYDPTTEKEAAKSLLDVGADVIAMHQDSPGPQEAAQERGLYSIGYNSDMSKMAPKAHMTAPIWNWGPFYQEIARQVQAGTWKSADHWPGLESGIVDLSPFGPMVPQEVQDRVMAAKKDIIEGKLVVFDGPVKDQAGEVRIPADRAATDEELLSMTWFIEGVVGTPK